One region of Enterobacter ludwigii genomic DNA includes:
- the lptC gene encoding LPS export ABC transporter periplasmic protein LptC codes for MSKTRRWVIILLSLVALVLIGVNIADRDDTQTEVINNNDPTYKSDHSDTVVYSPEGALNYRLIAQHVEYFSDDGISWFTQPVMTTFDKDKVPTWSIKSDRAKLTNDRMLYLYGHVEVNALTPDSQLRKITTDNAQINLVTQDVTSQDLVTLYGTTFNSSGLRMRGNLRSKNAELIEKVRTSYEIQNKQTQP; via the coding sequence ATGAGTAAAACCAGACGTTGGGTTATCATTCTGCTTTCGCTTGTCGCACTGGTATTGATTGGCGTGAATATTGCCGATCGCGACGATACGCAAACGGAAGTGATCAACAATAACGATCCAACCTATAAAAGCGATCACAGCGACACAGTGGTCTACAGCCCGGAAGGGGCACTGAACTATCGCCTGATTGCCCAGCATGTTGAATATTTTTCAGATGACGGTATTTCGTGGTTTACCCAACCTGTCATGACGACGTTTGATAAGGACAAAGTCCCGACGTGGTCAATCAAGTCAGACCGGGCAAAACTGACAAATGACCGTATGCTTTATCTATATGGCCACGTTGAAGTCAACGCTCTGACGCCTGACTCGCAACTGCGAAAAATTACGACGGATAATGCCCAGATCAACCTGGTGACCCAGGATGTGACGTCGCAGGATCTGGTCACACTGTATGGCACAACATTTAATTCCAGCGGTTTAAGAATGCGCGGGAACTTACGCAGCAAAAACGCCGAGCTGATTGAAAAGGTTAGAACCTCCTATGAAATTCAAAACAAACAAACTCAGCCTTAA
- the lptA gene encoding lipopolysaccharide ABC transporter substrate-binding protein LptA: MKFKTNKLSLKVIIASAMLATSLPALAVTGDTDQPIHIESDTQSLDMQGNVVTFTGNVVMTQGTIKINADKVVVTRPGGEQGKEIIDGYGNPATFYQMQDNGKPVKGHATHMHYELAKDLVILTGNAYLEQLDSNITGDQITYLVKEQKMQASSEKGKRVTTVLVPSQLQDKGKGQAPAQKKSN, from the coding sequence ATGAAATTCAAAACAAACAAACTCAGCCTTAAAGTAATTATCGCCAGTGCGATGCTGGCGACCAGTCTCCCCGCGCTTGCTGTAACGGGCGATACCGACCAGCCGATCCATATCGAGTCAGACACGCAGTCTCTTGATATGCAGGGTAACGTCGTCACCTTTACAGGTAATGTCGTCATGACCCAGGGCACCATCAAAATCAACGCCGACAAAGTGGTCGTTACCCGTCCGGGTGGTGAGCAGGGCAAAGAGATTATTGATGGCTACGGCAACCCGGCAACCTTCTACCAGATGCAGGACAACGGCAAGCCGGTGAAGGGCCACGCCACGCACATGCACTATGAGCTGGCGAAGGATCTGGTCATCCTGACGGGTAATGCCTATCTGGAACAGCTGGACAGCAATATTACCGGCGACCAGATCACCTATCTGGTGAAAGAGCAAAAAATGCAGGCCTCCAGCGAGAAAGGCAAACGCGTAACCACCGTGCTGGTTCCGTCGCAGCTGCAGGACAAAGGTAAAGGCCAGGCCCCGGCACAGAAGAAGAGTAACTAA
- the lptB gene encoding LPS export ABC transporter ATP-binding protein — protein sequence MATLTAKNLAKAYKGRRVVEDVSLTVNSGEIVGLLGPNGAGKTTTFYMVVGIVPRDAGNIVIDDEDISLLPLHARARRGIGYLPQEASIFRRLSVYDNLMAVLQIRNDLTSEQRQDRANELMEEFHIEHLRDSLGQALSGGERRRVEIARALAANPKFILLDEPFAGVDPISVIDIKRIIEHLRDSGLGVLITDHNVRETLAVCERAYIVSQGNLIAHGTPQQILEDDHVKRVYLGEDFRL from the coding sequence ATGGCAACATTAACTGCAAAAAATCTCGCGAAGGCCTATAAGGGCCGCCGTGTCGTAGAAGATGTCAGTCTGACCGTCAACTCCGGCGAAATTGTAGGCCTGCTTGGCCCTAACGGTGCGGGTAAAACCACAACCTTCTACATGGTCGTTGGCATTGTGCCGCGCGATGCCGGCAACATTGTTATTGACGATGAAGACATCAGTCTTCTGCCGTTGCACGCTCGCGCGCGTCGCGGAATCGGCTATCTGCCGCAGGAAGCCTCTATTTTCCGTCGTCTTAGCGTTTACGATAACCTGATGGCGGTTCTACAAATTCGTAACGACCTGACCAGCGAACAGCGACAGGATCGTGCCAACGAGCTGATGGAAGAGTTCCACATTGAGCACCTGCGTGACAGCCTCGGTCAGGCGCTCTCCGGGGGTGAACGTCGCCGCGTTGAAATCGCGCGTGCGCTGGCCGCAAACCCGAAATTTATCCTTCTGGATGAACCGTTTGCGGGCGTTGACCCAATCTCCGTTATCGACATTAAACGTATCATTGAACACCTGCGCGACAGCGGGCTTGGTGTACTGATCACTGACCACAACGTGCGTGAAACGCTGGCCGTGTGTGAACGCGCCTATATTGTGAGCCAGGGCAATCTGATCGCCCACGGTACGCCGCAGCAGATCCTCGAAGATGATCATGTTAAGCGCGTCTATCTTGGGGAAGACTTCAGACTCTGA
- the rpoN gene encoding RNA polymerase factor sigma-54: protein MKQGLQLRLSQQLAMTPQLQQAIRLLQLSTLELQQELQQALDSNPLLEQTDLHDEVDTQQSQDTEALDTADALEQKEMPDELPLDASWDEIYTAGTPSGTRADYQDDELPVYQGETTQSLQDYLMWQVELTPFSDTDRAIATSIVDAVDDTGYLTLTLDDILESMGDEEIELEEIEAVLKRIQRFDPVGVAAKDLRDCLLIQLSQFSKETPWIDEARVIISDHLDLLANHDFRTLMRVTRLKEEVLKEAVNLIQSLDPRPGQSIQTSEPEYVIPDVLVRKHNGRWVVELNSDSIPRLQINQQYASMCTSARNDSDNQYIRSNLQEARWLIKSLESRNDTLLRVSRCIVEQQQAFFEQGEEYMKPMVLADIAQAVEMHESTISRVTTQKYLHSPRGIFELKYFFSSHVNTEGGGEASSTAIRALVKKLIAAENPAKPLSDSKLTTMLSDQGIMVARRTVAKYRESLSIPPSNQRKQLV from the coding sequence ATGAAGCAAGGTTTGCAATTAAGGCTCAGCCAACAACTGGCGATGACGCCGCAGCTACAGCAGGCAATTCGCCTGTTGCAACTGTCCACGTTAGAACTCCAGCAGGAGCTCCAGCAGGCGCTGGACAGCAATCCGCTGCTGGAACAAACCGATCTTCATGACGAGGTAGATACCCAGCAGTCGCAGGATACAGAAGCGCTCGATACCGCTGATGCACTCGAACAAAAAGAGATGCCGGACGAGCTTCCGCTGGATGCCAGCTGGGATGAAATCTACACCGCCGGAACCCCTTCCGGTACGCGTGCAGACTACCAGGATGATGAGCTACCGGTCTATCAGGGTGAAACCACCCAGTCGCTACAGGATTATCTGATGTGGCAGGTGGAACTGACCCCCTTCTCCGATACCGACCGCGCGATTGCCACGTCAATTGTCGATGCCGTTGACGACACGGGCTATTTGACCCTCACGCTGGACGATATTCTGGAAAGCATGGGCGACGAAGAGATTGAACTCGAAGAGATTGAAGCGGTTCTGAAGCGTATCCAGCGTTTCGATCCGGTCGGTGTGGCGGCAAAAGATCTACGCGACTGCCTGCTGATCCAGCTTTCTCAGTTCAGCAAAGAGACGCCATGGATTGATGAGGCACGCGTTATCATTAGCGATCATCTGGATCTGTTGGCTAACCACGATTTCCGCACCCTGATGCGCGTCACGCGCCTGAAAGAAGAGGTGCTGAAAGAAGCGGTGAATCTGATCCAGTCGCTCGATCCACGCCCCGGACAGTCGATCCAGACCAGCGAACCTGAGTACGTGATCCCGGATGTGCTGGTCAGAAAACACAATGGCCGCTGGGTCGTTGAACTGAACTCTGACAGCATCCCTCGCCTGCAAATCAACCAGCAGTATGCCTCCATGTGCACCAGCGCACGAAACGACTCTGACAACCAATATATTCGTAGCAATCTGCAGGAAGCGCGATGGTTGATCAAAAGTCTGGAGAGCCGAAATGATACGCTGCTCCGCGTCAGCCGCTGTATTGTCGAACAGCAGCAGGCTTTCTTTGAGCAGGGCGAAGAGTATATGAAACCGATGGTACTGGCAGATATTGCCCAGGCCGTCGAGATGCATGAATCAACCATTTCCCGCGTCACCACGCAGAAGTATCTGCACAGTCCACGCGGTATTTTTGAGCTTAAGTATTTCTTCTCCAGTCATGTGAATACCGAGGGCGGCGGTGAAGCGTCGTCAACGGCAATTCGCGCACTGGTGAAGAAGTTGATCGCCGCGGAGAACCCCGCGAAGCCACTGAGTGACAGTAAGTTAACCACCATGCTGTCCGACCAGGGTATTATGGTGGCACGTCGTACTGTTGCGAAGTATCGAGAGTCTTTATCCATTCCGCCGTCCAACCAGCGTAAGCAGCTGGTTTGA
- the hpf gene encoding ribosome hibernation promoting factor — protein sequence MQLNITGQNVEITEALRDFVNAKFAKLEQYFERINQVYIVLKVEKVTHISDATLHVNGGELHASAEGQDMYAAIDGLIDKLARQLNKHKDKLKQH from the coding sequence ATGCAGCTCAACATCACTGGACAAAACGTCGAAATTACTGAGGCTTTACGCGACTTCGTGAACGCGAAGTTTGCCAAACTCGAGCAGTATTTCGAAAGGATCAATCAGGTCTATATTGTGTTGAAAGTGGAGAAAGTGACTCATATCTCGGATGCAACCCTGCACGTCAACGGGGGTGAACTCCATGCCAGTGCGGAAGGGCAAGACATGTATGCGGCTATCGACGGCTTGATTGATAAGCTTGCGCGACAGCTTAATAAACATAAAGATAAACTGAAACAACACTAA
- the ptsN gene encoding PTS IIA-like nitrogen regulatory protein PtsN, whose protein sequence is MMNNDSALQLSNVLNQECTRSAVHCQSKKRALEIISELAAKQLGLPPQVVFEAILTREKMGSTGIGNGIAIPHGKLEEDTLRAVGVFVQLETPIAFDAIDNQPVDLLFALLVPADQTKTHLHTLSLVAKRLADKTICRRLRSAQSDEELYQIITEAEGNQDDA, encoded by the coding sequence ATGATGAACAACGATTCCGCTCTTCAACTGAGCAATGTCCTTAACCAGGAATGTACCCGCAGTGCAGTTCACTGCCAGAGCAAAAAGCGTGCGCTGGAGATCATCAGTGAACTGGCCGCAAAACAGCTGGGCCTGCCACCGCAGGTAGTGTTCGAAGCTATCCTGACCCGTGAAAAGATGGGCAGTACCGGCATCGGCAATGGCATCGCGATCCCGCATGGCAAACTGGAAGAAGACACCTTGCGTGCCGTCGGTGTGTTTGTGCAACTGGAAACCCCTATCGCCTTCGATGCCATTGATAACCAGCCCGTCGATCTCCTCTTCGCGCTGCTGGTGCCTGCTGACCAGACGAAAACCCACCTGCATACGCTTTCTCTGGTCGCAAAACGCCTGGCTGATAAAACCATTTGCCGTCGACTGCGCTCAGCCCAAAGTGATGAAGAGCTCTATCAAATTATCACTGAAGCAGAAGGCAATCAGGATGATGCATAA
- the rapZ gene encoding RNase adapter RapZ, with protein sequence MVLMIVSGRSGSGKSVALRALEDMGFYCVDNLPVVLLPDLARTLAERQTSAAVSIDVRNMPESPEIFEQAMSNLPEEFSPQLLFLDADRNTLIRRYSDTRRLHPLSSKNLSLESAIDEESDLLEPLRSRADLIVDTSEMSVHELAEMLRTRLLGKRERELTMVFESFGFKHGIPIDADYVFDVRFLPNPHWDPKLRPMTGLDKPVAAFLDRHTEVHNFIYQTRSYLELWLPMLETNNRSYLTVAIGCTGGKHRSVYIAEQLADYFRSRGKNVQSRHRTLEKRKT encoded by the coding sequence ATGGTACTGATGATTGTCAGTGGCCGTTCAGGGTCGGGGAAATCCGTTGCTCTGCGCGCGCTGGAAGACATGGGTTTTTACTGCGTAGATAACCTGCCGGTCGTGTTGTTACCCGATCTGGCTCGGACGCTTGCGGAAAGACAAACCTCTGCCGCCGTCAGTATCGACGTTCGTAATATGCCTGAATCGCCAGAAATTTTTGAGCAGGCGATGAGTAACCTGCCTGAGGAATTCTCACCTCAGTTGCTGTTCCTGGATGCAGATCGTAATACCCTGATCCGCCGCTACAGCGATACCCGCCGTCTGCATCCGCTTTCCAGTAAGAACCTCTCTCTGGAGAGCGCTATCGACGAAGAGAGCGATCTGCTGGAGCCGCTTCGTTCTCGTGCTGACCTGATCGTCGACACCTCTGAGATGTCCGTTCATGAGCTGGCGGAAATGCTGCGTACCCGTTTGTTGGGCAAGCGCGAGCGTGAACTGACGATGGTGTTCGAGTCCTTCGGCTTTAAGCACGGTATCCCCATTGATGCGGATTATGTTTTCGACGTGCGTTTCCTGCCGAACCCGCACTGGGATCCGAAACTGCGTCCAATGACAGGTCTGGATAAACCCGTCGCGGCCTTCCTCGACCGACACACAGAAGTTCACAATTTTATCTACCAGACGCGAAGCTACCTTGAGCTATGGTTACCTATGCTGGAAACAAACAATCGTAGCTACCTGACAGTGGCGATTGGCTGTACCGGCGGTAAACATCGTTCGGTCTACATCGCCGAACAGCTGGCCGATTATTTCCGTTCACGCGGAAAGAACGTTCAGTCCCGTCATCGCACGCTGGAAAAACGTAAAACATGA
- the npr gene encoding PTS phosphocarrier protein NPr, translated as MTVKQTVEITNKLGMHARPAMKLFELMQGFDAEVLLRNDEGTEAEANSVIALLMLDSAKGRQIEVEATGPQEEEALAAVIALFNAGFDED; from the coding sequence ATGACCGTAAAACAAACTGTTGAGATCACCAATAAGCTGGGCATGCACGCACGCCCGGCGATGAAGCTGTTTGAGCTGATGCAGGGGTTCGATGCAGAAGTTCTGCTGCGTAATGATGAAGGCACAGAAGCGGAAGCGAACAGCGTGATCGCACTGCTGATGCTGGACTCAGCCAAAGGACGCCAGATTGAAGTAGAAGCCACCGGCCCCCAGGAAGAGGAAGCGCTGGCGGCGGTGATTGCGCTGTTTAACGCCGGTTTTGACGAAGACTAA
- the mtgA gene encoding monofunctional biosynthetic peptidoglycan transglycosylase, with product MSRKFSPGARLKRILLRALLVLAVFWGGGIALFSIVPVPFSAVMVERQIGAWLSGDFRYVAHSDWVSMDEISPFMGLAVIAAEDQKFPEHWGFDVAAIEKALAHNERHENRVRGASTLSQQTAKNLFLWEGRSWVRKGLEAGLTLGMETVWSKRRILTVYLNIAEFGDGVFGVEAAAQRYFNKPASRLSMSEAALLAAVLPNPIRFKASAPSGYVRSRQAWIMRQMNQLGGEGFMQRNNLM from the coding sequence ATGAGTCGTAAGTTCAGTCCCGGTGCAAGGTTAAAGCGTATCCTGCTGAGAGCTCTGCTCGTACTGGCGGTCTTCTGGGGCGGCGGGATTGCTTTATTCAGCATCGTACCGGTCCCTTTCTCTGCTGTGATGGTTGAGCGCCAGATTGGCGCATGGCTTTCTGGGGATTTCCGCTATGTTGCCCATTCCGACTGGGTAAGCATGGACGAGATTTCACCGTTCATGGGGCTGGCAGTCATCGCGGCAGAGGATCAGAAATTCCCGGAGCACTGGGGGTTCGACGTGGCGGCCATTGAGAAGGCGCTTGCTCATAACGAACGCCACGAAAATCGCGTGCGCGGTGCGTCGACGTTGTCGCAGCAGACGGCCAAAAATCTGTTTTTATGGGAGGGTCGAAGCTGGGTGCGAAAAGGGCTGGAAGCGGGGTTGACCCTGGGGATGGAAACGGTCTGGAGTAAAAGACGCATTCTGACCGTCTATCTCAATATCGCTGAGTTTGGCGACGGCGTATTTGGTGTGGAAGCCGCTGCGCAGCGTTATTTCAATAAGCCTGCAAGCCGTCTAAGTATGTCAGAAGCTGCGCTATTGGCCGCTGTTTTACCTAATCCCATCCGTTTTAAAGCCAGTGCCCCATCAGGCTACGTGCGAAGCCGACAGGCGTGGATTATGCGCCAGATGAATCAACTGGGCGGGGAGGGTTTTATGCAGCGTAATAATCTCATGTAG
- the elbB gene encoding isoprenoid biosynthesis glyoxalase ElbB has translation MKKIGVVLSGCGVYDGSEIHEAVITLLALSRNGADVVCFAPDKSQTDVINHLTGEPMAETRNVLIEAARIVRGDIHPLNQANASELDGLIVPGGFGAAKNLSSFASQGAECHVDPDLKALSRAMHAAGKPQGFICIAPAMLPKIFDFPLRLTIGTDIDTAEIVEDMGGEHVPCPVDDIVVDEDNKIITTPAYMLAQNIAEAATGIEKLVDRVLVLAE, from the coding sequence ATGAAAAAGATTGGTGTCGTGCTGAGCGGATGCGGTGTTTACGACGGTTCAGAGATTCATGAAGCCGTCATCACATTGTTGGCGCTTTCCCGAAACGGAGCTGATGTTGTCTGCTTCGCGCCGGATAAAAGCCAGACTGATGTAATTAATCATTTGACCGGCGAGCCGATGGCGGAAACTCGTAACGTGCTGATTGAAGCGGCACGCATTGTTCGCGGCGATATTCACCCTCTTAATCAGGCTAATGCTTCAGAGCTTGATGGGTTAATTGTGCCAGGCGGGTTTGGCGCAGCGAAAAACCTGAGCAGCTTTGCTTCCCAGGGGGCAGAGTGCCATGTTGATCCGGATTTAAAAGCGCTGTCACGTGCGATGCACGCTGCGGGTAAACCGCAGGGTTTTATCTGTATTGCCCCGGCGATGCTGCCGAAAATTTTTGATTTCCCACTGCGCCTGACCATTGGGACCGACATCGACACTGCTGAAATTGTTGAGGATATGGGCGGCGAACATGTGCCGTGTCCTGTCGATGACATCGTGGTGGACGAAGACAATAAAATTATTACCACACCTGCATACATGCTGGCGCAGAATATTGCTGAAGCAGCCACGGGCATTGAAAAGCTGGTGGACAGAGTGCTGGTGCTTGCTGAATGA
- the arcB gene encoding aerobic respiration two-component sensor histidine kinase ArcB, whose protein sequence is MKQIRMLAQYYVDLMMKLGLVRFSMLLALALVVLAIVVQMAVTMVLHGQVESIDVIRSIFFGLLITPWAVYFLSVVVEQLEESRQRLSKLVDKLEEMRERDLKLNVQLKDNIAQLNQEISDREKAEAERQATLEQLKIEMKEREVTQIQLEQQSSFLRSFLDASPDLVFYRNEDKEFSGCNRAMELLTGKSEKQLIHLKPQDVYSEEAAAKVMETDEKVFRHNVSLTYEQWLDYPDGRKACFEIRKVPYYDRVGKRHGLMGFGRDITERKRYQDALERASRDKTTFISTISHELRTPLNGIVGLSRILLDTDLTAEQEKYLKTIHVSAVTLGNIFNDIIDMDKMERRKVQLDNQPVDFTSFMADLENLSGLQAQQKGLSFVMEPSLPLPHKVVTDGTRLRQILWNLISNAVKFTQKGQVAVRIRYDEGDMLHFEVEDSGIGIPQEEQDKIFAMYYQVKDSNGGKPATGTGIGLAVSKRLAKSMGGDITVTSQAGKGSTFTLTVHAPAVAEEVEDTFENDDMPLPALHVLLVEDIELNVIVARSVLEKLGNSVDVAMTGKAALEMFKPGEYDLVLLDIQLPDMTGLDISRELTSKYAADDLPPLVALTANVLKDKKEYLDAGMDDVLSKPLAVPALTAMIKKFWDTRDEEESTMTSVDSAKAQTILDTAMLEQYIDLVGPKLITDGLAVFEKMMPGYLSVLESNLTARDQKGIVEEGHKIKGAAGSVGLRHLQQLGQQIQSPDLPAWEDNVGDWVEEMKQEWQNDVAVLKAWVDARKK, encoded by the coding sequence ATGAAGCAAATTCGAATGCTTGCCCAGTACTACGTCGACCTGATGATGAAGCTCGGGCTGGTGCGTTTCTCCATGCTGCTTGCGCTGGCACTGGTCGTTCTGGCCATCGTTGTGCAGATGGCCGTCACCATGGTTTTGCATGGTCAGGTTGAGAGTATCGACGTTATCCGCTCCATCTTCTTTGGCTTGCTCATTACCCCCTGGGCGGTCTACTTCCTCTCCGTGGTGGTTGAACAGCTGGAAGAATCCCGTCAGCGCTTGTCAAAACTGGTCGATAAACTGGAAGAGATGCGCGAGCGCGACCTGAAGCTCAATGTTCAGCTCAAAGATAACATTGCGCAGCTGAACCAGGAGATTTCAGATCGTGAGAAGGCGGAAGCCGAACGTCAGGCCACACTGGAGCAGCTTAAAATCGAAATGAAAGAGCGTGAGGTGACGCAGATCCAGCTTGAGCAGCAATCCTCTTTCCTGCGTTCGTTCCTCGATGCTTCACCGGATCTGGTTTTCTACCGTAACGAAGACAAAGAGTTCTCCGGCTGTAACCGGGCGATGGAGCTGCTGACCGGGAAAAGTGAAAAGCAGCTGATTCACCTGAAACCTCAGGATGTCTATTCTGAGGAGGCGGCGGCCAAGGTCATGGAGACAGATGAAAAAGTCTTCCGCCACAACGTCTCGCTGACCTATGAACAGTGGCTGGATTACCCGGACGGGCGCAAAGCCTGCTTTGAGATCCGTAAAGTGCCTTACTACGACCGTGTCGGGAAACGTCATGGCCTGATGGGCTTTGGTCGCGATATTACCGAGCGTAAGCGCTATCAGGATGCCCTGGAGCGTGCCAGCCGCGATAAGACCACCTTTATCTCCACCATCAGCCACGAACTGCGTACGCCGCTTAATGGCATTGTCGGTCTGAGCCGTATTTTGCTGGATACCGATCTGACCGCGGAGCAGGAAAAATACCTCAAAACGATCCATGTCTCGGCGGTCACGCTGGGGAATATCTTCAATGATATTATCGACATGGATAAGATGGAGCGCCGTAAAGTCCAGCTGGATAACCAGCCGGTTGATTTCACCAGCTTTATGGCCGATCTGGAAAACTTGTCCGGTCTGCAGGCACAGCAGAAGGGGCTGAGTTTTGTGATGGAACCCTCCCTGCCACTGCCGCATAAAGTGGTTACGGATGGTACCCGCCTGCGCCAGATCCTGTGGAACCTTATCAGTAACGCCGTGAAATTTACCCAGAAGGGGCAGGTTGCGGTGCGCATCCGCTATGACGAAGGTGACATGCTGCACTTCGAGGTGGAAGACTCCGGGATTGGTATTCCGCAGGAGGAGCAGGACAAAATTTTCGCGATGTACTACCAGGTGAAAGACAGCAACGGCGGGAAACCTGCCACCGGTACAGGCATTGGCCTGGCGGTATCTAAACGGCTTGCGAAGAGTATGGGCGGGGACATTACGGTAACCAGCCAGGCGGGCAAAGGCTCGACCTTCACGCTGACGGTACATGCGCCAGCGGTGGCTGAAGAGGTTGAGGATACCTTTGAAAACGATGATATGCCGCTGCCCGCGCTGCACGTCCTGTTGGTGGAAGACATCGAGCTGAACGTGATTGTGGCACGCTCGGTGCTGGAAAAACTGGGTAACAGTGTGGACGTGGCAATGACCGGTAAAGCCGCGCTGGAGATGTTTAAACCGGGTGAATATGACCTCGTCTTGCTGGATATTCAACTGCCGGATATGACCGGGCTGGATATCTCGCGTGAACTGACGAGCAAGTATGCCGCTGACGATCTGCCGCCGCTGGTCGCGCTGACGGCGAACGTGCTGAAAGACAAAAAAGAGTACCTCGATGCCGGTATGGATGATGTGCTTAGCAAACCGCTGGCGGTGCCTGCCCTGACCGCCATGATCAAGAAGTTCTGGGATACCCGTGATGAAGAGGAGAGCACCATGACGTCTGTTGATAGCGCAAAAGCCCAAACGATACTCGATACCGCGATGCTGGAGCAGTATATCGATCTGGTTGGTCCAAAACTGATTACCGACGGTCTGGCCGTGTTCGAAAAGATGATGCCTGGCTATCTGAGTGTGCTGGAATCAAACCTGACGGCACGAGACCAGAAAGGCATTGTGGAAGAAGGGCATAAAATCAAAGGTGCGGCCGGCTCGGTTGGCCTGCGTCACCTGCAACAGCTGGGACAACAGATTCAGTCGCCTGATTTACCTGCATGGGAAGATAACGTGGGTGATTGGGTCGAAGAGATGAAACAAGAGTGGCAAAACGATGTTGCGGTACTTAAAGCCTGGGTCGACGCCAGAAAAAAATGA